In the genome of Hydrogenophaga sp. PBL-H3, the window AGCGGCTGTCCACGAAGGCGTCGACCTGTGCATCGGTCAGGCGGCGTTCGCTCAGGATGTCGTCACCCTGCTTCACGTACCAGTCGATGAAGGTCTTGATGGAATTGCGCGCACGCTGGGCGTTGGGCTCGCCGGCCATGAACTCCCACTGGCCCAGGTGGGTGATCTGGAACTTGGCCACTTCCACCGGCACGCGGGTTTCACGCGCGACGATCTTCGCGGCCTCGTCCACGTTGTCCAGCGTCCAGGCCATGGCGCGTTCGCGCGAGGCCAGGAAGGCTTTCACCGCCTCGGGGTACTTGTTGACGAACTCGCGCTTGGCGAAGTAGGTCACGCGCCCGGCGTGGTTCACGTACACGCCATCGTCCGGCACATGGCCGATCACCTTGAGCTTGCCCGAGAGCCAGGCACCAGTGGCGTTGCCGGCAGCCAGGTGGGTGGTGGTGGCATCGAGCGCACCCGACAGCACCCCGGCGATGGCCACCGTGGGGTTGTCGATCGATTCGTAGCGCACGCGGCCCTTGGTCTGGCGCGTGTCCAGCGGCAGGCCCACCGAGTTGAGCGCTTCGGTGGGGGCGGACCAGTAGCAGCTGATGCGGCTGCTGCCGAACTTCTTGCCATCCAGGTCGGCCAGCGTGTTCACCGACTTGTTCGACACCGCTGCCAGGATGGGCGCGCGGTAGCGGTTGGAGGTCTCGGAGGCCCAGATGATCACGCCATCGAGCCCGTTGGCGCGGTGCACGGTGGCCGGGTAGATCATGCGCTGCGCGATCGAAATCGCCCCCTTGCTGAGGGCGCCCGTTTCCGCGCCCACCAGCTCCGCACCGCCCGATGCGATGAGGTTGACTTCGTGGGTGCCGACCTTGCTGAACTCTTCCTTGAAGATGCCTTTCTCACGGGCGATCACGGTCCACGGCGTGAGCTGCAGGTTGATGGCGGGCAGCACCTCGGCGCTGGCTGTGCCCGATTGGGCCAGCAGGCCCAGGGCCAGGGCGGCGGCACTGAGGGCGCGCAGGCGGCTGCGGGTGGGTTGGTTCTTCGTGGCGATGGTCATGGGGTTCTCCGGGTTGGGTGTCGCGTTGTGAAGGAAGCGCCGATTCTTGGGGCGGATCACAGCCCGGCCAAGGAAGGAAAACAGGGATGCATATGCCGCGACAAATGGCGCAGATGCTTATGCGCATTTCGCCTCACACAGGCCCGCCGAGCCGCACAGAATGCCCATCCCATGAACCCACTCCATTCCCTTCAGGAGCCGCCCTTGCGCAAGCTGGCCTGGCTCACCGCACTGGGCGCCACCGCCCTGTGCGCGGCGGTGTTCGCGGCCACGCAATCGCGTGCCGCCGCCTCCGCACCGCTGCCTGTCCAGGTGCTGCACATCGGTATCTCACCCACCACCCTGCCCGTGAGCACCGGCGAACGCGACTACACCAACGGTGGCTTCGAGGCGGTCTACGCGCGCGAACTGGCGCGGCATCTCGGCGTCGAGGTCCAACTGGTCCCGCTGGCGCCAGGCGCCCAGGTGCAGGCCCTGCGGCAAGGCGCGGTGGATCTGGTGCTGACGCGCCCCGACAACGACCAGCAGGCACAGCACGGCATGCGCGTGTTGGGCACCGGCTACCAGTCGGGCCTGAGCGTGGCCATGCGCTCGGACACCCCTGTGCGCACCTGGAACGACCTGGCCGGACGCGTGGTCTGCACCACAGCCGAGAACGGGCGCGCCCGTGAGCAGGCCGCGCAGGTCAAGGGGCGGCTGAAGGTGTTCGCCGCGCCGGCGCAAGCCCTGGTGCAGGTGCGCACCGGCGAGTGCGCGGCGGCCATTCTCGACCGCTCGCAGCTGGATGCGCT includes:
- a CDS encoding ABC transporter substrate-binding protein, producing MTIATKNQPTRSRLRALSAAALALGLLAQSGTASAEVLPAINLQLTPWTVIAREKGIFKEEFSKVGTHEVNLIASGGAELVGAETGALSKGAISIAQRMIYPATVHRANGLDGVIIWASETSNRYRAPILAAVSNKSVNTLADLDGKKFGSSRISCYWSAPTEALNSVGLPLDTRQTKGRVRYESIDNPTVAIAGVLSGALDATTTHLAAGNATGAWLSGKLKVIGHVPDDGVYVNHAGRVTYFAKREFVNKYPEAVKAFLASRERAMAWTLDNVDEAAKIVARETRVPVEVAKFQITHLGQWEFMAGEPNAQRARNSIKTFIDWYVKQGDDILSERRLTDAQVDAFVDSRFFAGGTHSIYR
- a CDS encoding transporter substrate-binding domain-containing protein — translated: MNPLHSLQEPPLRKLAWLTALGATALCAAVFAATQSRAAASAPLPVQVLHIGISPTTLPVSTGERDYTNGGFEAVYARELARHLGVEVQLVPLAPGAQVQALRQGAVDLVLTRPDNDQQAQHGMRVLGTGYQSGLSVAMRSDTPVRTWNDLAGRVVCTTAENGRAREQAAQVKGRLKVFAAPAQALVQVRTGECAAAILDRSQLDALLSKKEWQKFSATLPATGTSPLQAWLADGRADLAAPIHAAVNAIGSSAHWAQRRQTWAANVAFEVYFDQTGPDCH